AGAAGCCATTGAGCTGCGCTCCAACACCCGCCAGGCCGTAGAAATCAAGCCCCAGTACGGCCTGACCGACGAGCAGGTGGAGCAGATGCTGATGGACTCGCTCACTCATGCTCGCGAAGACGTAGCGGCCCGTATGGTCATCGAAGCCCGCACCGTGGCCGAGCAAATGCTGTATCAGGTAGAGCGCTTCGTGGAGAAAAACTCCCAGTACCTGACTGAGGAAGAAATTACCCTTACCGCCGCCCAGACCCAGGTGCTGCGTGAAGCCCTCGACAGCAACGACAAAGACACGATTCTGAAGGCCGTAGACGAGCTGGAAAGCCTTACCAGCCCCTTCGCCGAGCGGGTGATGAACATTTCCATCAAGCAGGCCATGACGGGGAAGAAAATTGGTGAATAAGCACTGGGGTTAGGTTACTAGGCTGACCGTGTAGATCAGACATCCGCTTCACTCATTCATCATATCATCGTTGAACCGCAACCTTAGCCGCCTCGTCGCCTTGGCTCAAAAGCCGGAGCGCCGCATTATTGGGTTGATGTCGGGCACTTCGCTGGACGGGCTGGATGTGGCGCTGTGCCGGTTTTCGGGACACGGACCAGCTACGCGGGTGGTAGTGGAGCACTTTGCTACCGTGCCTTATTCGGCAGCTATACAGGTTCAGATTCGGCGTTTATTTGCGCAGGACACTGTTGAGCTGCAACATCTCACCCTGCTGCACGCCTGGCTGGGCAGCACCCACGCCGATATGGTGTTGCAATGCCTGGCGCAGTGGCAGGTAGTGCCGGCCGACATTGACGCCATTGCCAGCCACGGGCAAACCGTGTTTCACGCCCCGCAGCACCAGCACGGCTTACCCGATTGGCCCAATGCCACCCTGCAGCTCGGCGACGCGGACCACCTGGCCGTGCGCACCGGTATTCTCACCCTGAGCGACTTTCGGCAGAAGCACGTGGCAGCCGGCGGGCAGGGCGCCCCGCTGGCCGTGTACGGCGACTACCTTATCTTCTCCCAGCCCGGCGAAGACCGGCTGCTGCTCAACCTGGGCGGCATTGCCAACTTCACCTACTTGGCCGGCAGCCTCGATGCTGCCACCGTATTCAGCACCGACACTGGCCCGGGCAATACTCTGTTGGATGCTTTTGTGCGGGAGCTGTACCCAGGCCGACAGTATGACGAGAATGGGGCGTTGGCAGCCCAGGGCAACACCAATGCCGAGCTGCTGGCCGCCCTGCTCGACCACCCATTCTTCGCGGCGGCCATTCCCCGCACTACCGGCCCTGAGCTCTTCAGCCCGGCCTACGTGCGCGCGGCACAGCAGCGCACTGCTACCACTCACTTGGCCCCACCTGATTTGCTGGCTACACTCACTGCCTTTAGTGCCAGCAGCATTGCCGGGGCCGTTCGGCAGGCTTTTCCCGCCCTACCGGCCCTGACTATTTACGCTAGTGGCGGCGGCATGCATAACCCGACCTTAATGACGGCGCTGCACCAAGCCCTGCCTCACTGCCGGTTTTTGACCACCGCCGCCTTGGGTATTGCCCCCGACGCCAAAGAAGCCGTGCTGTTCGCCATTCTGGCCAATGAAACGCTGGTAGGCGAAGCCCTTTCTATTGGGCAGGGTGAGCAGGCCGTGCCCGCTGTTTCACTCGGTAAAATCTCCTTCCCGGAGTAGCCTACTGCTATTTTCGCCGGGTCTGGGGAGCCGGAATTAACCCAAACGTGAGAATACGGGCGGCAGTACTGTCTTGAAACGTAACGTCGAGCTGCACTTCGGGCTTACTAGCCAGCGTGTCGCTTTTAAACATGAAACTGTAGAAGCTGCGTATTTCGTTGGCCTCACTAATGCGGTAGCCCAGCTTATACAGGTCGAATGGCTGGCCACGGCGCTTTGCCTGGATCCGCAGTGGCTGCACGGCCTCCCTGAACTGCTTGGCACTCATAGTACCCTGGGTCTCGGGGGCCAGCAGCGCGTAAGCCGCCGGATAGTCGGCCCGCAGCACGGCCAGCAGAAACTGCCGGGCCACCTGTACCTGCGAGGGCCTAGCCAGCGCCGGGGCCGCAACCAGCAGCACGGTCAGGAGCAGAAGCAACCAGTAACGCCTAAGGGCAACTTTTCCAGGCTTTATCATAGAGCAGCGCAAAGTAATAACGGCGGCTTGTCAAATACGGGGCCACGTAACAAGAGGCATAAATAAAACGGCGGCACCGACTCCGGAAATGCTCCGGATTCGATGCCGCCGTAGACCAGTCAGACTGGCTAAGCTGCGTTATTCAATAACCACGCGCCGGGTCACGTTCAACTCCTCACCCGTAATACGCAGCGTATAGACGCCGCTGCCCAGGTTGGTCGTGTCGAAGGTGACGGGGCCGCGGCCGGCAGTCAGCACCAGAGTTTGCGTGCCCACTTGCTGACCGATGCTGTTAAACAACGTGAGTTGCGCGGCTTTGCCCGTGCTGGGGCCATCCATGCGCACCTTGAACTCGCCGCCGGTAGCCGGGTTGGGGTACACGTTCAGCGTGAAGCCATTGAGCTGCTCCCGTACAGGGCTAGGCAGGCTTACGGTGAAGGCGCGGCTGGCTACGTTGTTCTGCTCATTCGACTCAGCCACGATACCGGTAGCATCGGCCACGTACAGCACATAGTAGTTGCCAGCAACCGTGCCCGCCGGAATAGTGAGCGAAGCTGCCCGGGTATTGCCCGAGCCAGCAGGCAACGCTGCTGCTGTGGTGCTGGCTAACAGTACGTCGTTGCTGCTCAGCGAGGCGTCCGTCGACAGGTAGAAGGCCATCGTGTTCTGTGCCGCTGCGGCTGTGCCCGAGTTGGTGAGCAGACACGAAGCGGATACCGTAGTGCCGGCCGGTGCCGAGGCTGGGCTTAGCGCCGTTTGCGACACCACCAGGTCGGGTAGGGCGGCCACGATAGTCAGCGTCAGCGAAGTCGTGTTGTTGGTTTCGTTGCTTTCCGTCACGGCCCCGGCTGGGTCGGCGGCATACACTACATAATAGGTACCGGGCGTAACGCCGGTAGGAATGCTGAACGTACCGGCACGGGCCGTCGTCTGCCCGGCGGCCAGAGCCCCACCGCTGCTCGTACCCAGCAACAGGTCGCCACTGCTCAGCGTGTTGTCGGTCGAGAGATAATAGCCCAGCTGGCTGCTGCTGGCATCGCCGCCCCCTTGGTTGCGGACGGTACCGCCCAAGCTAACCGTGTTGCCGACAGCGACCGAAGTAGCCGATACCGAGGGCGACTGCACAATCAGGTCGGGCAGTTGCGAGGTCACCGTGACGCACGAAGCGGTAGCTTCGAAGCCGGAACCGACGACGCTACCGTCGCTGGTGAAAAGCAGCGTGAGCGAGCCAGACGTGTTCTGGGCCGTAATGGTGCCGGGATTAGCCGTGTAATAACCAATCAGGGGCGAGTTGGTATTCGGCCCGTCGTAGATATAAAGCTGGTCGCAGCAACTCTCCACCGCAAACGAAGAGAACACCAACCGAACTTTAGCCCCCGCCGTGGCCGGGTTAATCGTGAGCGAGCCGTACGAATTGTTCACGTAGTCGCTGTTGCCGCCGTTGTCGGCTACCGTCGTATTGCAGGTAGTGATGGAAGTTGCACCGCTGACAGGCACCAGTACGCCCGAGAACGGCGCCGTAACGCGCAGCGTGAGCGTGGCTACGTTGTTGTTCTCATTGACCTCGCTCACCGTGTTCTGGTGGTCGGCTACGATGAGCACGTAGTACGTGCCGGCCGACGTATTTGCCGGAATAACCATGGTCGGATAGAGCGTGGTGTAGCCACCCGGCGCCAGGGCCGTGCTCGACGTGGAAGTCAGCAGCACGTCATTGGCACTCAGTGTGGCATCCGTCGACAGGTAGTGGCCCACGGTGAAGCCCGGAGAGCTGGTCGTACCCTGGTTGATGGCGTAGTAGTTGACGCCAATTGTTCCGCCGGCCGCCGTGGAGCTGGTGCTAATGGAGGGAGACTGAATTGTGAGGTCGATTACGGGCGCTACAATCGTCAGCGCGGCGGCGGCCACGTTGTTGTTCTCGTTGGTTTCGCTAATCGAGTTCTGATAGTCGGCCACGAACAGCACGTAATAGCTGCCGGGGGTGGTGCCCGTCGGAATGGTCAGGGAAGGATACAGCGAGTTGTAACCACCCGCGTACAGCGTACCGCTGGCCGAATTGCTGAGCAGTACGTCACTGGTGCTTAGGGTGGCGTCGGTCGAGAGGTAGTAGCCCACGTTGGAGCTGGCTGCGGCCGTCGTACCCTGGTTGATGATATAGTGGCTGCCGCTCACGGTTCCACCGGCTACGCTGGAGGTTTGGTTCAGGTAAGCCTGCAAAATTGCCAGGTCGATACCCGGGGTAACCACCGTCAGCTGAGCCGAGGCTACGTTGTTGTTCTCGTTGGTTTCCGTTACCTGGTTCTGGTAGTCGGCCACAAACAGCACGTAGTAAGTACCGGCCGCCGTACCCGCAGGAATAGTCAGGGAAGGATACCGCGTGGAATAGTTGCCCGCAGTCAAGGTACCGCCCGCCGTAGAGGTCAGCAGCACGTCGGCTGAGGAAAACGTAGCGTCCGTCGACAGGTAATACCCCACGTTGCTCGAAGAGGCTACGGTATTGCCCTGGTTGACGATGTAATGGCTGGCGCTGATTGTCGTGCCGGCCGTCGTCGTGGAGGAGTTCAGGTAAGCCGATTGAATCACCAGGTCGATGCTGGGCGTTACAACCGTAATAGCCTGGCTGCGCACGTTATTGGTTTCGTTCGATTCGGTTACCTGGTTCTGATAGTCGGCGGCAAAAAGAACGTAGTAGCTGCCCGGGGTAGTGCCCGCCGGAATCGTGATGCTGGTGCTGGGGTAATTGCTGAGCCCGGAAGACAAAGCACCGCCCGTGCTGCTGCCCAGCAGGGCGTCGTTGGAGCTCAGCGTAGCATCGGTCGAGAGGTAGTAGCCCAGGTTGCTAGAAGAAGCCGTAGTGTTACCCTGGTTATACACCGTAGCCCCGGCCGTAATGGTTGTGCCCGCCGACATGGAATAGGTACTCAGGCTGGCCTGCGACACAATCAGGTCGACACTGGGTGCCGCCACGGTCAGGGTTACGGCCGACACGTTGTTGTTCTCGTTTGATTCCGAAACCAGGCTTTGGTAGTCGGCTGCAAACAGGATGTAGTACGTACCCGGGGCCAGGCCCGGCGGTACGTTGGTAGTAGCCGTGCGGTAAGACGAATAGTTCGGCGTGAGCGTAGACCCGTACGTGGAGCTCAGCAGCTGGTCGTTGGCGTCCAGGGTCGTATTGC
Above is a genomic segment from Hymenobacter cellulosivorans containing:
- a CDS encoding CARDB domain-containing protein, with protein sequence MTKNYSFPVRPLTARPAWLTLLVALLVCWSSRATAQTYTLPTTGNTAITTCSGVLYDNGGAAGNYSPNADGSVTINPATAGNKVKLQFNTFSVGYYDRLTIYDGATTSSPIIGTYYDYYSPGTVYGTSTSGSLTVRFATDYYASGYSGFSADISCVTTVPQPDLAIQGASVSPVSVVPGNSLSLYSSIYNLSGTTATSSNIGYYLSTDASLDAADVLLGNSTGSSLTVGNYSSRTSYVQLPATITAGAYYVLFVADYQNVVNESNETNNVSSVYLNVVPPSVDLLIQQPAVSPTSTAPGNVLNLACYIVNQGNATAAYSSVGYYLSSNTTLDANDQLLSSTYGSTLTPNYSSYRTATTNVPPGLAPGTYYILFAADYQSLVSESNENNNVSAVTLTVAAPSVDLIVSQASLSTYSMSAGTTITAGATVYNQGNTTASSSNLGYYLSTDATLSSNDALLGSSTGGALSSGLSNYPSTSITIPAGTTPGSYYVLFAADYQNQVTESNETNNVRSQAITVVTPSIDLVIQSAYLNSSTTTAGTTISASHYIVNQGNTVASSSNVGYYLSTDATFSSADVLLTSTAGGTLTAGNYSTRYPSLTIPAGTAAGTYYVLFVADYQNQVTETNENNNVASAQLTVVTPGIDLAILQAYLNQTSSVAGGTVSGSHYIINQGTTAAASSNVGYYLSTDATLSTSDVLLSNSASGTLYAGGYNSLYPSLTIPTGTTPGSYYVLFVADYQNSISETNENNNVAAAALTIVAPVIDLTIQSPSISTSSTAAGGTIGVNYYAINQGTTSSPGFTVGHYLSTDATLSANDVLLTSTSSTALAPGGYTTLYPTMVIPANTSAGTYYVLIVADHQNTVSEVNENNNVATLTLRVTAPFSGVLVPVSGATSITTCNTTVADNGGNSDYVNNSYGSLTINPATAGAKVRLVFSSFAVESCCDQLYIYDGPNTNSPLIGYYTANPGTITAQNTSGSLTLLFTSDGSVVGSGFEATASCVTVTSQLPDLIVQSPSVSATSVAVGNTVSLGGTVRNQGGGDASSSQLGYYLSTDNTLSSGDLLLGTSSGGALAAGQTTARAGTFSIPTGVTPGTYYVVYAADPAGAVTESNETNNTTSLTLTIVAALPDLVVSQTALSPASAPAGTTVSASCLLTNSGTAAAAQNTMAFYLSTDASLSSNDVLLASTTAAALPAGSGNTRAASLTIPAGTVAGNYYVLYVADATGIVAESNEQNNVASRAFTVSLPSPVREQLNGFTLNVYPNPATGGEFKVRMDGPSTGKAAQLTLFNSIGQQVGTQTLVLTAGRGPVTFDTTNLGSGVYTLRITGEELNVTRRVVIE
- a CDS encoding anhydro-N-acetylmuramic acid kinase: MNRNLSRLVALAQKPERRIIGLMSGTSLDGLDVALCRFSGHGPATRVVVEHFATVPYSAAIQVQIRRLFAQDTVELQHLTLLHAWLGSTHADMVLQCLAQWQVVPADIDAIASHGQTVFHAPQHQHGLPDWPNATLQLGDADHLAVRTGILTLSDFRQKHVAAGGQGAPLAVYGDYLIFSQPGEDRLLLNLGGIANFTYLAGSLDAATVFSTDTGPGNTLLDAFVRELYPGRQYDENGALAAQGNTNAELLAALLDHPFFAAAIPRTTGPELFSPAYVRAAQQRTATTHLAPPDLLATLTAFSASSIAGAVRQAFPALPALTIYASGGGMHNPTLMTALHQALPHCRFLTTAALGIAPDAKEAVLFAILANETLVGEALSIGQGEQAVPAVSLGKISFPE